In a genomic window of Pirellulales bacterium:
- a CDS encoding dockerin type I domain-containing protein translates to MQFNLPTLNGRITWDTSQLYTTGVLTVAATYYAGDFNRDGHVDAADILPMETALTDAADYETTKGLNASQLLLIGDVNGDGKFNNTDVQAFLNLLQSGGGSNDPVPEPSSLVLAMLAVVGMLFVGHCRD, encoded by the coding sequence ATGCAGTTCAACCTGCCCACCCTGAACGGCCGCATTACGTGGGACACTTCGCAGCTTTACACGACCGGCGTGCTAACGGTTGCGGCAACCTACTACGCCGGAGATTTCAACCGCGATGGGCACGTCGATGCCGCAGATATACTGCCGATGGAAACGGCCCTGACGGATGCGGCCGACTATGAGACGACCAAGGGCCTCAACGCTTCGCAACTATTGCTGATTGGCGATGTGAATGGCGACGGCAAGTTCAACAACACCGATGTGCAAGCGTTTTTGAATTTGCTGCAATCCGGCGGCGGATCGAATGATCCGGTGCCCGAGCCGTCGTCTTTGGTATTGGCGATGCTCGCCGTGGTGGGAATGTTGTTCGTTGGGCATTGCCGCGATTAG